In Nitrospirota bacterium, one genomic interval encodes:
- a CDS encoding DsrE family protein has protein sequence MSTGLFKKMAIIIRSTPFNTIALTEAFRMGIGMTLADNKVKILLIGDGVWSSLNLSPQMIGRPDLFESIELLSACGVRVLADETSMDDRNISVHECHVEKVSRDEIYKVISESDAVVSFG, from the coding sequence ATGAGTACAGGTTTATTTAAGAAGATGGCAATTATCATACGTTCCACACCGTTTAATACCATCGCCCTTACAGAAGCCTTCCGCATGGGGATAGGGATGACACTGGCCGATAATAAAGTGAAAATCCTTCTGATTGGAGACGGGGTCTGGAGTTCATTAAACCTATCTCCACAGATGATAGGCAGGCCTGACCTGTTTGAAAGCATAGAGCTATTGTCAGCCTGCGGCGTCAGGGTGCTTGCAGATGAGACCTCTATGGATGATAGAAACATCTCAGTTCATGAGTGCCATGTGGAAAAGGTCAGCCGGGATGAGATATATAAGGTTATATCAGAGAGTGATGCAGTCGTGAGCTTTGGATAG
- a CDS encoding DsrE family protein: MKIGFLLHKSPEHQDAHTVKKLAEAFVKGGHETSIFLMEDGIYNAINPITGGNKRLSPGFDILLSKGVKIAMCTHTADLRGIERTHFIKGVDFHSQYDLSVMIKECDRFLSFV, translated from the coding sequence GTGAAAATAGGTTTTCTTTTACATAAAAGCCCTGAACATCAGGATGCACATACTGTGAAGAAACTTGCAGAGGCATTTGTTAAGGGCGGGCACGAGACATCCATATTCCTTATGGAAGATGGAATCTATAATGCCATAAATCCAATAACAGGCGGGAATAAAAGGCTGTCACCGGGTTTCGATATTCTGCTTTCAAAGGGTGTTAAGATTGCAATGTGTACACATACAGCAGACCTGCGCGGGATAGAACGTACCCACTTTATAAAAGGTGTGGATTTCCACAGTCAGTATGACCTCTCAGTTATGATTAAGGAGTGCGACAGGTTTCTAAGTTTTGTATGA
- the glgC gene encoding glucose-1-phosphate adenylyltransferase yields MKDVYTMILAGGRGERLHPLTANRAKPAVPFGGKYRIIDITLSNAVNSGLRKIAVLVQYKSLSLDKHIRIGWNVLSSFLDEYIITIPPQQRVSQDWYRGTADAIYQNFYVIENENPKHLLILSGDHIYKMDYSDMYRFHKENNADATIAVIEFDKQHASSFGVLEVDKDYRIIGFEEKPKNPKTIPDNPDLSLCSMGVYLFNTDVLASNLEADSREDSAHDFGKNIIPMMIKSNRVFAYNFKDLNKKEAKYWRDIGTIDAYWEANLELVSVDPVFNLYDKDWPIRTFQGMYPPAKFVFAQEEDGGRLGIAMDSVVCGGVIISGGRVQSSIISPNVRVNSYADIRESVILENVEIGRYCKIQKTIIDKDVVIPQKTSIGYDIEEDKKRFYVTSSGVVVVTKEMKFD; encoded by the coding sequence ATGAAAGACGTATACACAATGATACTTGCCGGAGGCCGGGGTGAAAGGCTTCATCCCCTTACTGCAAACAGGGCTAAACCTGCTGTCCCGTTCGGCGGTAAATACAGGATTATAGATATTACCCTCAGCAATGCAGTAAATTCAGGGCTTAGAAAGATAGCAGTCCTTGTCCAATATAAATCTCTATCCCTCGACAAACATATAAGGATTGGGTGGAATGTTCTGAGTAGTTTCCTTGATGAGTACATCATTACCATCCCGCCTCAGCAGCGTGTTAGTCAGGATTGGTACAGGGGAACTGCTGATGCCATATACCAGAATTTCTATGTTATAGAAAACGAAAACCCAAAGCATCTCCTTATCCTATCCGGTGACCACATATATAAGATGGATTATTCGGATATGTACAGATTTCATAAGGAGAATAACGCTGACGCCACTATAGCAGTAATTGAATTTGACAAACAACATGCATCAAGTTTCGGTGTCCTTGAAGTAGACAAGGACTACAGGATCATAGGCTTTGAGGAAAAGCCCAAAAATCCCAAGACCATACCTGATAATCCGGATCTGTCATTATGTTCAATGGGTGTTTATCTGTTTAATACAGATGTGCTTGCCTCAAATCTTGAGGCAGATTCCAGAGAGGATTCAGCACACGACTTCGGCAAGAATATTATTCCAATGATGATTAAATCAAACAGGGTATTTGCCTATAACTTTAAAGACCTGAACAAAAAAGAGGCAAAGTACTGGAGGGATATAGGGACTATTGATGCATACTGGGAGGCTAATTTAGAACTTGTATCAGTAGACCCGGTCTTTAATCTGTATGACAAAGACTGGCCTATCAGGACATTTCAGGGAATGTATCCGCCTGCCAAATTTGTCTTTGCACAGGAAGAAGATGGAGGGCGATTGGGGATAGCAATGGATTCTGTTGTTTGTGGGGGAGTTATAATCAGCGGCGGACGCGTCCAGAGTTCAATAATATCTCCAAATGTCAGGGTAAACAGTTATGCGGATATAAGGGAATCAGTTATCCTTGAAAATGTAGAGATCGGCAGATACTGCAAGATACAGAAAACAATAATAGATAAAGATGTTGTTATACCTCAGAAGACATCTATTGGATATGATATTGAAGAAGACAAAAAAAGATTCTATGTAACATCATCAGGTGTTGTGGTAGTTACAAAAGAAATGAAATTCGATTAA